A region of Desulfolithobacter dissulfuricans DNA encodes the following proteins:
- a CDS encoding thiamine biosynthesis protein produces the protein MSEITALGLYSGGLDSLLACRVIAAQGIRVIALKFVTPFFDHDLLTREEEFQREVMRKHGVDVRLVDLSEGYIELLRNPAHGYGKHFNPCIDCKIFMLTRARELMPRYDASFLFTGEVLGQRPMSQRRDTLRVIERDSKCEDILLRPLCAKRLDPTRPEREGMVDREKLYGFSGRGRKDQMALAREFGITEYPAPAGGCILTDPNLGARIERFYQGHFATGRESIEVGDIKLLQVGRQFLLPGGTWLVLGRKQAENERIKKLYEPGDWLLKMEDRPGPTGLLRRAEQTVAGTEQEEEILRLAAGLVVRYGKKIHGETPPATVRIYGEGKEETMTAHPVDGTDFAC, from the coding sequence ATGTCTGAAATTACAGCCCTTGGCCTCTATTCCGGGGGCCTCGATTCTCTTCTTGCCTGCCGGGTAATCGCGGCCCAGGGGATCCGGGTCATTGCCCTGAAATTTGTCACCCCCTTTTTTGATCACGACCTGTTGACGCGGGAAGAGGAGTTCCAGCGCGAGGTCATGAGAAAACACGGGGTCGATGTCCGGCTGGTGGATTTGAGCGAAGGGTATATCGAACTGCTTCGCAACCCGGCCCATGGCTATGGCAAGCATTTCAATCCCTGCATCGACTGCAAGATCTTCATGCTCACCCGGGCCCGGGAGTTGATGCCCCGTTACGATGCGTCCTTTCTCTTTACCGGTGAAGTGCTGGGTCAGCGGCCCATGTCCCAGCGGCGCGATACCCTGAGGGTGATCGAACGGGACTCGAAATGCGAGGATATTCTCCTGCGGCCCCTGTGCGCCAAACGGCTGGATCCCACCCGGCCGGAGCGGGAAGGGATGGTGGATCGGGAAAAACTCTACGGTTTTTCCGGTCGCGGGCGCAAGGACCAGATGGCCCTGGCGCGGGAATTCGGCATCACCGAATATCCGGCCCCGGCCGGAGGGTGCATTCTTACTGATCCCAATCTCGGCGCCCGGATCGAACGTTTTTACCAGGGCCATTTTGCTACCGGCCGGGAGAGCATCGAGGTCGGCGATATCAAGTTGCTGCAGGTGGGCCGTCAGTTCCTGCTCCCCGGTGGTACCTGGCTGGTTCTGGGTCGTAAACAGGCGGAAAATGAGAGAATCAAGAAGCTTTACGAGCCGGGTGACTGGCTGCTGAAGATGGAAGACCGGCCCGGACCTACAGGCCTGCTGCGGCGGGCCGAACAAACCGTGGCCGGCACAGAACAGGAAGAGGAAATTCTGCGCCTGGCCGCAGGCCTGGTTGTCCGGTATGGCAAAAAAATACACGGCGAAACGCCTCCGGCCACAGTGCGGATCTACGGCGAAGGCAAGGAAGAGACCATGACCGCCCATCCCGTGGACGGCACCGATTTTGCCTGCTGA
- a CDS encoding thioredoxin family protein, with protein MTEAATTRTIRIGASTIGLIGLDVALNELGSRQLTREEAVDHLFQAIKRKNYIPPGREKDYREALGREYLRFIGAGEGMEEQALVIRIFGPGCVSCNSLQTLVIEVLNQMGVAADIEQIHDPDEIGRAGITRTPALMINGQVKSSGLLPTRSQVEQWFREI; from the coding sequence ATGACAGAAGCAGCAACAACACGAACCATACGCATCGGCGCATCAACTATCGGTCTGATCGGCCTGGATGTGGCCCTCAACGAACTGGGCTCCAGGCAACTTACCCGGGAAGAGGCTGTGGACCACCTGTTTCAGGCCATCAAAAGAAAAAACTACATCCCGCCGGGCCGGGAAAAGGACTACCGGGAGGCCCTGGGCCGGGAATATCTGCGCTTCATCGGTGCTGGCGAGGGGATGGAAGAACAGGCCCTGGTGATACGTATCTTCGGTCCCGGTTGCGTGAGCTGCAACAGCCTGCAGACCCTGGTCATCGAAGTACTGAACCAGATGGGAGTGGCCGCCGACATCGAACAGATCCATGACCCGGACGAAATCGGCCGGGCCGGGATCACCAGGACTCCTGCCCTGATGATAAACGGTCAGGTCAAAAGCAGCGGCCTGCTGCCCACCCGATCCCAGGTGGAGCAGTGGTTCAGGGAGATATAA
- a CDS encoding CCA tRNA nucleotidyltransferase, whose translation MWEHGEETRKNIAGDLLRELFPAGILTALAGIYAKRRGAVYLTGGTVRDLLMGRTPADIDLTVDHRAQAWAADFVRETRGTYVELGRDEDAARVVCREVVVDFTSFRGMADHIEADLRERDVTVNAMAVDLCPLLRGGGAGENGQPQEPGQARGPVPAEMAGEWLPVIDPLGGVEDLEKRRIRVTSNRAFRDDPLRLLRVFRFSATLDFTIDDDTLDLARRQRDTLNRVAPERIRHELNLIMASDRAFPSFGSMAGIGLLWEVVPELQAGVGMEQPASHHLDVFAHCLEALRWMERIVEDPGRFYPGQAERMGSYLEGPRRVVQLKWAALLHDVGKPVTFTIDEDRGGRITFYNHDQVGARICRDIGRRLRCSNEDILVISTLVAAHMRPFHLSNVMRRDQEVSLKACLRLIRSLGEHLPGLFLLGMADALAGRGDARPEEMEAELARLFARVEQVRREHVEPVRQGKPLLTGRDLIEELHLSPGPIFKEILEAVEEAHMEKKIHTRDQALVLARTLVEKR comes from the coding sequence ATGTGGGAGCATGGAGAGGAGACAAGAAAAAACATTGCCGGTGATCTGCTGCGGGAGCTGTTTCCGGCCGGGATCCTGACGGCTCTGGCCGGGATATACGCGAAACGTCGCGGTGCTGTCTATCTCACCGGCGGGACAGTTCGGGACCTGCTCATGGGACGCACCCCGGCGGATATCGATCTTACCGTTGATCACCGGGCCCAAGCCTGGGCTGCGGATTTTGTCCGGGAAACCCGTGGCACCTACGTGGAACTTGGCCGGGACGAGGATGCGGCCCGGGTGGTCTGCCGGGAGGTGGTGGTGGATTTCACCTCGTTTCGTGGTATGGCGGATCATATCGAGGCCGACCTGCGGGAACGGGACGTGACCGTGAACGCCATGGCGGTGGATCTGTGTCCCCTGCTGCGTGGGGGAGGGGCAGGGGAGAATGGGCAACCACAGGAGCCAGGGCAGGCACGGGGGCCTGTCCCTGCGGAGATGGCGGGGGAATGGCTGCCGGTGATTGATCCCCTGGGCGGGGTGGAGGATCTGGAGAAGAGACGGATCCGGGTGACCTCCAACCGTGCGTTTCGTGATGATCCGCTTCGTCTTCTGCGGGTATTTCGTTTCAGTGCCACGCTGGATTTCACCATTGACGACGACACCCTCGACCTGGCCCGCCGACAGCGGGATACGTTGAACCGGGTGGCCCCGGAGCGCATACGGCATGAGCTGAACCTGATCATGGCCAGTGACCGGGCTTTTCCTTCCTTTGGCTCCATGGCCGGGATCGGCCTCCTGTGGGAGGTCGTTCCCGAGCTCCAGGCCGGGGTGGGCATGGAACAGCCGGCCAGCCATCACCTGGATGTGTTTGCCCACTGCCTGGAGGCTCTGCGCTGGATGGAACGGATCGTCGAGGATCCGGGCCGGTTTTACCCCGGTCAGGCCGAAAGAATGGGTAGCTATCTTGAAGGTCCGCGCCGGGTGGTGCAGTTGAAATGGGCCGCGCTCCTCCATGACGTGGGCAAGCCGGTGACCTTTACCATTGACGAGGACCGGGGTGGGCGTATCACCTTCTACAACCATGATCAGGTCGGGGCCCGGATCTGCCGCGACATCGGCCGCCGCCTGCGCTGCTCCAACGAGGATATCCTGGTGATTTCCACCCTGGTCGCGGCCCATATGCGGCCTTTTCATCTGAGCAATGTCATGCGCCGCGATCAGGAGGTCAGTCTCAAGGCCTGCCTGCGGTTGATCCGCTCCCTGGGTGAGCATCTGCCGGGGTTGTTTCTGCTGGGCATGGCCGATGCCCTGGCCGGTCGCGGCGATGCCCGGCCCGAAGAGATGGAAGCCGAACTGGCACGGCTTTTTGCCCGGGTGGAGCAGGTGCGCCGCGAACACGTGGAACCGGTACGCCAGGGCAAGCCGCTGCTCACCGGCAGGGACCTGATCGAGGAACTCCATCTGAGCCCGGGACCCATTTTCAAGGAAATCCTCGAGGCCGTGGAAGAGGCCCATATGGAGAAGAAGATCCACACCCGCGACCAGGCCCTTGTCCTGGCCAGGACCCTGGTCGAAAAGAGGTAG
- a CDS encoding ATP-binding protein: MTEILQGLRRKKKLLHIITGPRQVGKTTAALQIAEKWQGEVINGSADLPLPPGPEWIEAQWGRAVRLARKRKGSEDVLLILDEIQKVQGWSEVVKFLWDEECRNPVGLQVLLLGSSSLLLQKGLSESLTGRFFLYRCPHWQYSEMRDAFGWDFEKWIFYGGYPGTADLIDQYETWRAYVTDSLIETVLARDILQLQTVAKPALLRHLFLLACGVPAQILSYNKMLGQLQDAGNTTTLSHYLKLLESAFLVSGLELFKRGKLKKRGSSPKLIIWNNALISAVTGVSFEEGISDFSWWGRLVENAVGAYLLNQLAGLPYTLYYWRHRGHEVDFVLETPRDLWAIEVKSGKAQKKQGLAKFCQLYPEAKPLLIGHGGLSFEDFFLNPPVTSW, encoded by the coding sequence GTGACAGAGATTCTCCAGGGGCTGAGAAGAAAGAAAAAACTCCTTCACATTATCACCGGTCCAAGACAGGTTGGCAAAACCACGGCAGCGTTACAGATTGCTGAGAAATGGCAGGGGGAGGTCATTAATGGCTCAGCTGATTTACCTTTGCCGCCAGGGCCGGAATGGATTGAGGCCCAGTGGGGCAGGGCTGTCAGGCTGGCTCGGAAGAGGAAAGGCAGTGAGGATGTCCTTCTGATTCTTGATGAAATCCAGAAAGTGCAGGGGTGGAGTGAGGTCGTCAAATTTCTCTGGGATGAGGAATGCAGAAATCCTGTGGGGCTGCAGGTACTTTTGCTTGGATCCTCTTCTCTTTTATTGCAAAAGGGACTTTCAGAAAGTCTTACAGGTCGTTTTTTTCTCTATCGCTGTCCCCATTGGCAGTACTCCGAAATGAGAGATGCCTTTGGCTGGGATTTTGAAAAATGGATTTTTTATGGAGGCTATCCCGGTACAGCGGACTTGATAGATCAATATGAAACCTGGCGTGCGTATGTAACAGATTCCCTGATCGAGACTGTGCTGGCAAGAGATATCCTCCAACTGCAGACAGTTGCCAAACCGGCATTGTTGCGGCATCTTTTTTTACTTGCCTGCGGTGTTCCGGCACAGATTCTGTCGTATAATAAAATGCTCGGTCAGCTTCAGGATGCAGGAAACACCACGACATTGTCCCATTACCTGAAATTGCTTGAATCAGCTTTTCTTGTTTCCGGTCTTGAATTGTTCAAACGGGGGAAATTGAAAAAAAGAGGGAGCAGTCCGAAATTAATCATCTGGAACAACGCCCTTATCAGCGCGGTGACAGGCGTTTCTTTTGAAGAGGGCATCTCCGATTTTTCGTGGTGGGGAAGGCTGGTGGAAAATGCAGTGGGAGCATACCTGTTGAATCAGCTGGCCGGGCTTCCCTATACCCTCTATTATTGGCGCCACCGGGGACATGAGGTTGATTTTGTCCTCGAGACCCCAAGAGATCTCTGGGCCATTGAAGTGAAATCTGGAAAGGCTCAAAAAAAACAGGGCCTGGCAAAATTCTGTCAGTTGTACCCGGAAGCCAAGCCGCTGCTCATCGGGCACGGAGGATTGAGTTTCGAAGATTTTTTCCTGAACCCACCTGTTACGAGTTGGTAG
- a CDS encoding IS110 family transposase, with product MHNVTIGMDLGDKNHVICIVDHAGRIVRRDTVTNTREALSEFFSPHKGATVALEAGTHSAWISRLLSRLGCHVLVGNPRKLRAIWDSNDKSDTRDAEMLARIARMDPDLLYPVNHRGEQAQIDLEILQARDVLVRNRSSLINHVRGSVKALGYRLPGCSADSFHRQADEHLPEDLRGALEPVLTIIGQITSQIKEFDREIERISAERYPETELLRAIKGVGPLTALAFLLIVEDPARFGKSRQVGCFLGLTPRRDQSGETDRQLRITKAGNPYLRRLLVGSAQYILGPFGEDCNLRRFGLRLAARGGKNAKRRAVVAVARKLAVLMHRLWQHGEIYDPFYKPQSRPLAKAA from the coding sequence ATGCACAATGTAACAATCGGAATGGACCTTGGCGATAAAAATCATGTTATCTGTATTGTTGATCATGCAGGCCGAATCGTGCGTCGAGATACGGTTACTAATACCAGAGAGGCGTTGAGTGAGTTTTTCTCACCCCATAAAGGGGCAACTGTTGCCCTTGAAGCCGGTACCCATTCGGCCTGGATCAGCAGGCTGTTATCCAGGCTGGGCTGCCATGTTTTGGTTGGCAACCCTCGTAAATTACGCGCCATCTGGGACAGCAACGATAAATCAGATACCAGAGACGCTGAAATGCTGGCCCGCATAGCCCGGATGGATCCTGATCTGCTCTATCCGGTCAACCACAGGGGCGAACAGGCCCAGATTGATCTGGAGATATTGCAGGCCAGGGATGTCCTGGTGAGGAACCGCTCCAGCCTGATCAACCATGTTCGTGGCAGTGTCAAGGCGCTGGGATATCGCCTGCCGGGATGCAGCGCAGACAGTTTTCACCGGCAGGCAGATGAACATCTTCCTGAAGACTTACGTGGCGCTCTGGAGCCTGTATTGACAATTATCGGCCAGATTACGTCCCAGATCAAAGAATTTGACAGGGAAATAGAGCGTATCAGTGCGGAGCGATACCCGGAGACCGAATTATTGCGGGCCATAAAAGGAGTTGGTCCTCTGACGGCCCTGGCCTTTCTATTAATCGTGGAAGACCCGGCACGATTTGGCAAAAGTAGACAGGTTGGATGTTTTCTTGGCCTGACTCCCCGCCGCGACCAGTCAGGAGAAACCGACAGGCAGCTTCGGATAACCAAAGCGGGCAACCCCTATCTGCGGAGGTTACTGGTCGGTTCGGCCCAGTACATCCTGGGACCTTTTGGAGAGGATTGCAATTTACGAAGATTTGGTCTTCGCCTGGCAGCCAGGGGAGGTAAAAACGCAAAGCGTCGTGCCGTGGTTGCCGTAGCCAGAAAACTGGCGGTACTCATGCATCGCCTCTGGCAGCACGGTGAGATATATGACCCTTTTTACAAACCGCAATCTCGCCCCCTGGCAAAGGCTGCGTAG
- a CDS encoding mechanosensitive ion channel family protein, with amino-acid sequence MTDTTIIAWLGQMGVREETAILLAYVIIACGVLLITVLATWLTRRILVRMVIKIIQETGPSWDDALVHNQVFHKLSWYVPMVILYLAQDLLLATGHMVTDIIRRLIMAGFVIVTIRCTTATLGAINDIYSSLRRKRGSTIRGYIDAARIVTYVLGFIFLIAILTNRSPWGLLSVLGGLTAVTMLVFKDSILGFVASIQLTGNDLVRVGDWIESPEHGADGDVIDISIHAVRVQNWDKTITSIPTYALISKSFKNWRGMQESGGRRIKRQINIDMTSIRFISDQELEDFARIQLISGYVRNKQKEIEEYNQAHGVDTSVVINGRRQTNIGIFRAYIIAYLKQHPKINRNMTFLVRHLQPGPEGLPIQIYVFSSDKVWANYEAIQADIFDHLLAAVEQFDLRVFQNPSGWDFRRLWGRARTNSEED; translated from the coding sequence ATGACCGACACAACCATCATCGCCTGGCTCGGCCAGATGGGGGTCCGGGAAGAGACCGCCATTCTCCTGGCCTACGTCATCATCGCCTGCGGCGTCCTGCTGATCACGGTCCTGGCCACCTGGCTCACCCGCCGCATCCTGGTGCGGATGGTCATCAAGATCATCCAGGAAACCGGGCCGTCCTGGGACGATGCCCTGGTCCACAACCAGGTGTTCCACAAGCTGTCCTGGTACGTGCCCATGGTGATCCTCTACCTGGCCCAGGACCTGCTGCTGGCCACCGGCCACATGGTGACCGATATCATCCGCCGGCTCATCATGGCCGGTTTTGTCATTGTCACCATTCGCTGCACCACCGCCACCCTGGGGGCGATCAACGACATTTACTCTTCCCTGCGGCGTAAACGGGGCTCCACCATCCGCGGCTATATAGATGCGGCCCGGATCGTCACCTACGTGCTCGGCTTCATCTTCCTGATCGCCATCCTCACCAACCGTTCCCCCTGGGGCCTGCTCTCTGTCCTCGGTGGTCTGACCGCCGTCACCATGCTGGTCTTCAAAGATTCCATCCTCGGCTTCGTGGCCTCCATCCAACTCACCGGCAACGACCTGGTGCGGGTCGGCGACTGGATAGAAAGCCCGGAGCACGGGGCAGACGGTGATGTAATCGACATCTCCATCCACGCCGTGCGGGTGCAGAACTGGGACAAGACCATCACCTCTATCCCCACCTACGCGCTGATCTCGAAATCGTTCAAGAACTGGCGCGGCATGCAGGAATCGGGCGGCCGACGGATCAAGCGCCAGATAAACATCGACATGACCTCGATCCGCTTCATCTCGGACCAGGAGTTGGAGGATTTCGCCAGGATCCAGCTGATCAGCGGGTATGTGCGCAACAAGCAAAAGGAAATCGAAGAGTACAACCAGGCCCACGGGGTGGACACCTCGGTGGTCATCAACGGCCGACGGCAGACAAATATCGGCATCTTCCGGGCCTATATCATCGCCTACCTGAAACAGCATCCCAAGATAAACCGCAACATGACCTTCCTTGTCCGCCACCTGCAGCCAGGGCCTGAAGGGTTGCCCATCCAGATCTACGTGTTCAGCAGCGACAAGGTCTGGGCCAACTACGAGGCCATCCAGGCCGACATCTTCGACCACCTGCTGGCCGCAGTGGAGCAGTTTGATCTGCGGGTGTTCCAAAACCCCAGCGGCTGGGATTTCCGGAGGCTTTGGGGGCGGGCAAGAACGAACTCGGAGGAAGACTAG